The following proteins are encoded in a genomic region of Mahella australiensis 50-1 BON:
- a CDS encoding D-lyxose/D-mannose family sugar isomerase, translating to MLTSRQIAEARQRALEFYEKAHIVLTDEEKANIEVADFGLDDLEHSGLELVVYVNTDRVCAKEMVLFPHQTCPEHRHPDINGKPGKEETFRCRWGKVYLYVPGEATAHPKAKPPEGHETYYTVWHEVELNPGQQYTLLPDTLHWFQAGPEGAVISEFSTTSMDEFDIFTDPDINRIPQIVE from the coding sequence ATGTTAACAAGTCGCCAAATAGCTGAGGCTAGACAAAGGGCACTGGAATTTTATGAAAAAGCCCATATTGTATTAACCGATGAAGAGAAAGCAAATATAGAAGTAGCGGATTTTGGTTTAGATGATTTAGAACATAGCGGGCTAGAGCTGGTGGTTTATGTAAATACTGATAGAGTATGTGCCAAAGAAATGGTTTTATTTCCGCATCAAACATGTCCTGAGCATCGCCATCCTGACATAAACGGCAAGCCGGGCAAAGAAGAAACATTTCGTTGCCGCTGGGGAAAGGTTTATCTATACGTGCCTGGGGAAGCAACGGCACATCCGAAAGCCAAGCCGCCTGAAGGGCATGAGACCTATTATACTGTTTGGCATGAGGTGGAATTAAATCCCGGTCAGCAGTACACGTTGTTGCCTGACACGCTTCATTGGTTTCAAGCCGGCCCAGAAGGCGCTGTAATATCGGAATTTTCCACTACCAGTATGGATGAGTTCGATATATTCACCGACCCCGATATAAACCGTATACCTCAAATAGTAGAATAA